A genomic window from Balaenoptera acutorostrata chromosome 20, mBalAcu1.1, whole genome shotgun sequence includes:
- the LOC103002254 gene encoding high mobility group protein B3-like encodes MAKGDPKKPKGKMSAYAFFVQTCREEHKKKNPEVPVNFAEFSKKCSERWKTMSGKEKSKFDEMAKADKVRYDREMKDYGPAKGGKKKKDPNASKRPPSGFFLFCSEFRPKIKSTNPGISIGDVAKKLGEMWNNLSDSKKQPYINKAAKLKEKYEKDVADYKSKGKFDGAKGPAKVARKKVEEEDEEDENEEEEEEEEEEDE; translated from the coding sequence ATGGCTAAAGGTGATCCCAAGAAACCAAAGGGCAAGATGTCTGCTTATGCCTTCTTTGTGCAGACGTGCAGAGAGGAACATAAGAAGAAAAACCCTGAGGTCCCTGTCAATTTTGCAGAATTTTCCAAGAAATGCTCTGAGAGGTGGAAGACAATGTCTGGGAAAGAGAAGTCTAAATTTGATGAAATGGCAAAGGCAGATAAAGTGCGCTATGATCGGGAAATGAAGGATTACGGACCAGCTAAGGGAGGCAAGAAGAAGAAGGACCCGAATGCCTCCAAGAGGCCACCGTCTGGATTTTTCCTGTTCTGTTCTGAATTCCGCCCGAAGATCAAATCTACAAACCCTGGCATCTCTATTGGAGACGTGGCGAAGAAGCTGGGCGAGATGTGGAATAACTTAAGTGACAGCAAGAAGCAGCCATACATCAACAAGGCAGCAAAGCTGAAGGAGAAATACGAGAAGGATGTCGCAGACTATAAGTCTAAAGGGAAGTTTGATGGCGCCAAGGGTCCTGCTAAAGTTGCCCGGAAAAAGGtggaagaggaagatgaagaagaCGAGAacgaagaagaggaggaggaggaggaggaggaggatgaataa